The following proteins are co-located in the Cyprinus carpio isolate SPL01 chromosome B19, ASM1834038v1, whole genome shotgun sequence genome:
- the LOC122140680 gene encoding uncharacterized protein LOC122140680: MEKIMFFCAVSYRIIQITSSDVSEHDVSILRVRLNESITLNCSMTDRYEISWYHQNPDSGRLTLLMSAKTSSVAGRKLLVRFNQNCRLTVHADVEINTVSLVISGLTESDSGLYFCGTKSVEMHFNKPIRLQIEDKPTDREDKVQSVTDPPEDDEITDGVTLTERVLMFGGVGLAVLVFFVATVLAGGIIHYNGWQKGWIAAKRSSLIHHKSLK; this comes from the exons ATGGAGAAGATCATGTTCTTTTGTGCTGTTTCATACAGAATAATTCAGATCACTTCCAGCG ATGTTTCAGAACATGATGTGAGTATTTTACGAGTCCGGCTGAATGAAAGCATCACTCTGAACTGCAGCATGACAGACAGATATGAAATCTCCTGGTATCACCAAAATCCTGATTCTGGACGACTAACACTACTGATGTCTGCCAAGACCAGCAGTGTAGCGGGAAGAAAACTGCTAGTTAGGTTCAATCAAAACTGTCGTCTGACAGTTCATGCAGATGTGGAGATCAACACAGTCTCTCTAGTTATTTCTGGACTAACAGAGTCAGACTCTGGTCTTTATTTCTGTGGAACTAAATCAGTGGAAATGCACTTCAACAAACCAATCAGACTACAGATTGAGG aCAAGCCGACAGACAGAGAGGACAAAGTTCAGTCCGTCACAGATCCGCCGGAGGATGATGAGATCACAG atgGAGTGACTCTGACGGAGCGTGTGCTGATGTTCGGTGGTGTTGGTCTGGctgtgttggtgttttttgtaGCTACAGTCCTTGCAGGAGGAATCATTCACTATAACGGCTGGCAGAAAGGATGGATCGCAGCCAAACGCTCATCTCTGATTCACCACAAATCActtaaataa